Within the Vibrio sp. DW001 genome, the region CATGGCTCCGCCAAGCTGGTTGCACAGTTAGAAAAGCGCGGTATTGCTGCTGAGGCGTTCCACAGCGGACGAAATCAAGCTTCGCGTGCTCGCGTGCTAGAGGCATTTAAAGATGGTTCAGTTAAGTATCTGGTTGCGACAGGTGTTGCCGCACGTGGTATTGATATCGATGACCTTACCTGCGTGATTAACTATGATCTGCCGTATCCTGCTGACGAATATGTGCATAGAATAGGGCGTACAGGCCGTGCCGATGCTCAAGGTGAAGCAGTTTCATTGGTATCAAGAGACAACTTCAAACACCTTTGCATGATAGAAAGTCGTTTAGGCCACCTGATTGAACGTCGAACAGTCGAAGGTTTTGTCCCAACAAAAGAGGTGCCGATTTCTATCCTTAATTATGTGCATAAACATAAGAGAGAAGAGAACAGCTAAATAACCACTCTTCTATAATTGATAGTGATGTGCTTCACAAAAGCTGTTAGAATCGCCCCAAATTTGGAAAGCTGGTATCGACCAGCTTTTTTGTGTAATTAAGAAAACTATTAGGTGTCCCGTGCTTACAACTGCAAACATCACCATGCAATTTGGCGATAAGCCACTATTTGAAAATATCTCCGTTAAATTCGGTAACGGCAATCGCTATGGTTTAATCGGTGCCAATGGTAGTGGTAAATCGACATTCATGAAGATCCTAAGCGGCGAGCTAGAGCAATCAGGTGGCACCGTTTCTTGTGATCCTAATGAACGCATGGCGAAATTAGGCCAGGATCAGTTTGCTTACGAAGATTACACTGTTATTGATACAGTGATAATGGGACACAAAGAACTTTGGAAGATCAAAGAAGAGCGCGATCGAATCTATTCGTTACCTGAAATGACGGACGAAGATGGCATGCGTGTAGGCGATCTCGAAACTGAATTTGCCGAGATGGACGGTTATTCTTCTGATGCAAGAGCTGGGGAGTTGCTGCTTGGGTTAGGTATTCCAGAAGCGCAACATTATGGCTTGATGAGCGAGGTTGCTCCTGGTCTTAAAGTTCGTGTACTTTTGGCGCAGGTGCTGTTCGCTGAACCTGAAATCATGCTTCTTGACGAACCAACCAACAACTTGGACATGCATACGATTGCTTGGCTAGAAGATATCCTGTTGGCTCGTAACTGCACCATGATTATTATTTCCCATGACCGTCACTTCTTAAACTCTGTATGTACTCACATGGCGGACCTTGATTACGGTGAGCTACGTATGTTCCACGGTAACTACGATGAATATATGTTTGCAGCAGAACAGGCGCGCGATCGTTTGCATGCAGACAACGCGAAGAAAAAAGCGCAAATTGCTGAACTACAAACGTTTGTTAGCCGTTTCTCTGCGAATGCTTCTAAAGCGAAGCAAGCCACCTCTCGCCAAAAGCAGTTGGACAAAATTCAGCTTGATGCTGTTAAACCATCGAGCCGCCAATCGCCGTTTATCCGTTTTGAACAAGAGAAAGAGTTGTTCCGTAATGCGTTAGAAGTTGAAGGTTTAAAACAAGGTTATGGTGAAAATATCTTGTTTAACGGTGTCGACTTGATGGTTGAAGTGGGTGAGCGAATTGCGATTATCGGTGAAAATGGTATCGGTAAATCAACGCTACTAAATACCCTTGCTAGAGCCATGGAACCAATGGCTGGTATGATCAAATGGTCTGAAAATAACAACATTGGTTATTATGCTCAGGACCATGCTCATGACTTTGCTGAGGACCTCAATCTGCTTGATTGGATGGGACAGTGGAAGAATGAAGGCGATGACGAGCAAGTTGTTCGTGGTATTTTAGGTCGTATGCTGTTTTCACAAAACGATATTAAAAAGTCAGTTAAAGTTATCTCCGGTGGTGAACAAGGCCGTATGCTATTTGGTAAGTTAATCATGCAGAAAGCGAATATATTGCTGATGGATGAACCAACGAACCATATGGATATGGAATCTATAGAAGCACTTAACCTTGCGTTAGAGAACTACAAGGGCACATTGTTCTTCGTTTCCCATGACCGTCAGTTTGTATCGTCAATCGCTACACGCATTATCGAAATAACGAAAGATGGCGTTAGCGACTTCCACGGTAGCTACGAAGAATACTTAAGTAAACTTGGTGTCAAAGGCTAGCCACAAACCAAATGAACCAAGTAAAAAAGAGCCCAGTAGGGCTCTTTTTTGATCTTATCATGTTGAGATTAGGCGTGTAACCTAATTAGCCTTATGGGTAAACCACTTTATGAGTTGTTTGAATGTTCCATTACAGTTCTTTCATTCTGTTCTGGGTACTGCTCGATAATATGGTTAATTAACGCTTTAGCCTGTGGTGATAATGTCTTTCTTCTTGGATAGAGCAACCAACCGTGGCCCTGTTCTGTTGGGTAATCGATTAATAATTTAACCAATTTACCCTTTTTTATTTCTTTTTTAACTGAACGATCAGCAATAATGCCTATGCCTTGGTGATCGAGACAAGATTGTTTGACCAAATCCAAATCATTTAATATTAAGCGCCCAGAAGTAAAAATAAGTTCGTCACCAACACGGATTCGTTTTTCAATTTTACCGTTGAAATTTCGAAATAGGATAAATTCATGACCTTCTAAGTCTTTTGGTGAGTGAGGTGTCCCGTGTTGATTTAGATATTCTGGTGAGGCATAGAGACTGAGGTTTACTGAAATAACTTTTCGCGCAATTAGATCCATATCTTCTAGTCGGTGACCAATTCGAAAGCCAATATCAACATTATTTTCAATAAGTTCAAATGCCGTTGAACTGCAAATGATTTCAACGGTTATTTTAGGGTGTATACGCATAAACTCGGTAATGATATTCGCTAAATCTTTGATATCAGGTAATGCCAAAATTTGTACGCGTATATGACCAGATAATTCAAAATTATTGCTGGTCATCTCCTGTATTTTAGACTCAAATTGCTCGAGAAATGTTTTACTCGTCTGATAAAAATGACGACCATTATCACTCACTACAATGGTTTTATGCTGGCGATGGAAGAGATCTATCCCGAGATCTTGCTCCAGTGCCTTTAACCGACGACTCAAATTAGATTTTGGTAAATCAAGTAACTCTGATGCCCTGACTAAGCTACCAGTTTCGACAATATGGTGGAACATCTTAATATCTTCTGTCTTCATGCTCTGATCTCGCAATAAAACGCAATGATTTATGTCGTTTTCAAGGTTCTGAATTATAGAACCTTAAGTGCTGTTTTGTCATGTATTATGAAACATAAAGCTTCCGTATAGTTGCGTTATATTTTTAAGATGGTAAAGATAATGCACTATTATTCCGCTCTCAAATTCCGATCTATAGCAATAGCTATCACCACTTTTTTGTCAGTAGTGCCCGTAACACAAGCTCAAGTCTTGGAACTACCGAACAAGACGACGGAAAGTATACGACCGATAAAACTGATCAATGTTGGTCGCCAGCCTTCTGAAGTACATAAAAATTTCCCTGCTAAAGTTGCCGCTAACCAGCAGGTAAATCTTGCTTTTCGAATCAATGGGTTGTTGACACACTTAGACCTACTTGCAGGACAACAAGTAACCCGAGGGGATGTATTGGCCCAGTTGGATAACAGAGATGCTAAAAATGCGTTACTGGATGCCGAAGCGAACCACCAGTTAGCCAATGTTGACTTTACGCGTAAGAAGGAACTTCTTGTTCGAAAACTGATATCAAAGTCAGAATTTGATATTGCAAAAGCGCAGCTACAATCGGCGTTGGCTACGCTCCGTTCGGCAGAAGACCAGCTTAGCTATACCTCGTTAATTGCACCGTTTTCAGGTGTAATTGCAAAGGTAGATCTTGAGAATCACCAAATGTTACAAGCCTCGCAGGTCGTATTGACTCTTCAAAGTAGTGAGAAATTTGACCTCACGTTTAATGTTCCTGAATCCTATATTTTTAACATGAGCAGCTCCAACCTCAGAGCAAATCAAGGACAATACAGGGTGAAATTTAACGGGGTAAGCGACTCGTTACTGGCCACATTTAAAGAAATGAATACGGTTGTAAATAGTGGAAGCCAAACCTATAAAATGACGTTGTCGTTCACTTCACCTAAAGGGCTGTCTATTTTACCGGGCATGAGTGCGGAGGTTGTGGTTTCTACAGATGATAAAACCACCGGTCAACCAATCACAATACTTCCCCTTACTGCGATTGTGCATGATGAACAAACGCAACAAGATTTTGTTTGGGTCTATCAATCTCAAACTAAAACACTGAGAAAATCGACGGTTGTACTTGGAAAGATTCGTACAGAAGGTACCGAAATTCTTGCTGGATTATCCCAAGGGGATCAAGTCGTCGCTGTTGGTGCTAACGCCATTACTTCAAAAACCCAAGTGGTTCCTTTACGTTGGGAACGAGGCGTTTAACTATGAATACAGCCGTATTTAGTATTAAAAATAGAGTCATCACATGGATGGTAGTGATATTGATGACCTTAGGTGGGATTATCTCATTCTTAGGTTTAGGCCAACTGGAACAGCCGGAATTTACTATCAAACAGGCGCTGGTTATTACCGCCTATCCAGGCGCATCACCTGAGCAAGTTGAAGAGGAAGTCAGTCTACCTCTAGAAGAGGCGATTCAACAAATGCAGCAACTAAAATTGGTTAAATCCATTAATAGTGCTGGTTTGTCCCAAATTGAAGTTGAAGTGGAAAGTGAATATGGCAAAGACCGACTACCCCAAGTATGGAACGAGCTGCGTAATAAAGTAAGTGACACTATCGGTCAATTGCCTCCTGGTGTGGAACAACCGATCATTGTTGATGATTTTTCTGATGTATTCGGTTATTTAATGAATCTTTCTGGAGAAGGATTTAGTTATCTAGAATTAGAAAAATTCTCAGATGTGATTCGAAGAGAAATAGTTCTGATTGATGGAGTTAAAAAAGTCTCCGTCATGGGCAAACCTCAACAGCAGGTCGTGGTTGAAATAAGCCAAACCAAACTGGCGGCATTAGGGGTAGACCCGAATTACATCTATGCACAACTGCAAACTCAAAATGTCGTGTCTAATGCCGGTAAGATGCTGATTGGTCAAACCAGAGTTCGAATCACACCAACAGGTGAATTCAATCACGTGAGCGAGATGGAAAACTTGATCATTAGTGGACCAAATAGTAAAGAATTGATCTACCTAGGTGACATCGCGACGATATACAAAACAATATCAGAGGAACCAACGGATATTTACCATGACAAAGGTCAACGAGCTCTTTCTATTGGTGTTTCCTTTAATTCAGGGGTGAACGTTGTTGATGTATCTAATGTAATCTCACAAGAAATGGGCAATCTGATGGCAAATCGACCATTGGGTATGGAAGTGAATACAGTCTATAACCAAGGTGCTATTGTAGAAAAAACAGTCAGTGGCTTTTTGGTCAATCTTGCTGAGTCTATTGCCATTGTTATCATTGTGTTGCTTATCTTTATGGGTGTAAAAGCCGGTATTTTAATGGGGGCGGTGTTGTTGATTACCATATCAGGTACCTTCATTGTTATGAATGTGCTTGGTATTCAGTTACAAAACATTTCGCTCGGTGCTTTGATTATTGCTTTGGGTATGCTGGTCGATAATGCCATTGTGGTAACAGAAGGTATTATTATTGGAATCAAGCGTGGACACGGACGGCTTCACGCCGCTAAATCTATTGTGGAGCAAACACAATGGCCATTACTAGGCGCAACAGTCATTGCGATCTTAGCCTTTGCTCCTATTGGACTATCACCAGATAATACTGGTGAGTTTTGCGGTTCATTGTTCAAGGTATTGTTGATCTCATTATCCATTAGCTGGTTTACTGCGATGACGATTACGCCGTTTTTCTGTCATTTATTGTTCAAAGATGGCACGACAGAAAGCAAGCAGGAGGATACCTATAAGGGGGCCATGTTCACCGCTTATCGAAGCATACTTAGTTTAGCGATGAGATTTAGAAAAAGTACAATGTTATTGGTTATGAGCCTGTTAGTTGCGTCTGTTATGGGAATGGGGCTCGTAAAACAAGTGTTCTTTCCACCCTCTAATA harbors:
- a CDS encoding ABC-F family ATPase, with product MLTTANITMQFGDKPLFENISVKFGNGNRYGLIGANGSGKSTFMKILSGELEQSGGTVSCDPNERMAKLGQDQFAYEDYTVIDTVIMGHKELWKIKEERDRIYSLPEMTDEDGMRVGDLETEFAEMDGYSSDARAGELLLGLGIPEAQHYGLMSEVAPGLKVRVLLAQVLFAEPEIMLLDEPTNNLDMHTIAWLEDILLARNCTMIIISHDRHFLNSVCTHMADLDYGELRMFHGNYDEYMFAAEQARDRLHADNAKKKAQIAELQTFVSRFSANASKAKQATSRQKQLDKIQLDAVKPSSRQSPFIRFEQEKELFRNALEVEGLKQGYGENILFNGVDLMVEVGERIAIIGENGIGKSTLLNTLARAMEPMAGMIKWSENNNIGYYAQDHAHDFAEDLNLLDWMGQWKNEGDDEQVVRGILGRMLFSQNDIKKSVKVISGGEQGRMLFGKLIMQKANILLMDEPTNHMDMESIEALNLALENYKGTLFFVSHDRQFVSSIATRIIEITKDGVSDFHGSYEEYLSKLGVKG
- a CDS encoding LysR family transcriptional regulator, with the protein product MKTEDIKMFHHIVETGSLVRASELLDLPKSNLSRRLKALEQDLGIDLFHRQHKTIVVSDNGRHFYQTSKTFLEQFESKIQEMTSNNFELSGHIRVQILALPDIKDLANIITEFMRIHPKITVEIICSSTAFELIENNVDIGFRIGHRLEDMDLIARKVISVNLSLYASPEYLNQHGTPHSPKDLEGHEFILFRNFNGKIEKRIRVGDELIFTSGRLILNDLDLVKQSCLDHQGIGIIADRSVKKEIKKGKLVKLLIDYPTEQGHGWLLYPRRKTLSPQAKALINHIIEQYPEQNERTVMEHSNNS
- a CDS encoding efflux RND transporter periplasmic adaptor subunit yields the protein MHYYSALKFRSIAIAITTFLSVVPVTQAQVLELPNKTTESIRPIKLINVGRQPSEVHKNFPAKVAANQQVNLAFRINGLLTHLDLLAGQQVTRGDVLAQLDNRDAKNALLDAEANHQLANVDFTRKKELLVRKLISKSEFDIAKAQLQSALATLRSAEDQLSYTSLIAPFSGVIAKVDLENHQMLQASQVVLTLQSSEKFDLTFNVPESYIFNMSSSNLRANQGQYRVKFNGVSDSLLATFKEMNTVVNSGSQTYKMTLSFTSPKGLSILPGMSAEVVVSTDDKTTGQPITILPLTAIVHDEQTQQDFVWVYQSQTKTLRKSTVVLGKIRTEGTEILAGLSQGDQVVAVGANAITSKTQVVPLRWERGV
- a CDS encoding efflux RND transporter permease subunit — protein: MNTAVFSIKNRVITWMVVILMTLGGIISFLGLGQLEQPEFTIKQALVITAYPGASPEQVEEEVSLPLEEAIQQMQQLKLVKSINSAGLSQIEVEVESEYGKDRLPQVWNELRNKVSDTIGQLPPGVEQPIIVDDFSDVFGYLMNLSGEGFSYLELEKFSDVIRREIVLIDGVKKVSVMGKPQQQVVVEISQTKLAALGVDPNYIYAQLQTQNVVSNAGKMLIGQTRVRITPTGEFNHVSEMENLIISGPNSKELIYLGDIATIYKTISEEPTDIYHDKGQRALSIGVSFNSGVNVVDVSNVISQEMGNLMANRPLGMEVNTVYNQGAIVEKTVSGFLVNLAESIAIVIIVLLIFMGVKAGILMGAVLLITISGTFIVMNVLGIQLQNISLGALIIALGMLVDNAIVVTEGIIIGIKRGHGRLHAAKSIVEQTQWPLLGATVIAILAFAPIGLSPDNTGEFCGSLFKVLLISLSISWFTAMTITPFFCHLLFKDGTTESKQEDTYKGAMFTAYRSILSLAMRFRKSTMLLVMSLLVASVMGMGLVKQVFFPPSNTPIFMVDVWLEEGSDIRFTEAFIRRIEKDIVALDAKENVGLENITTVIGQGAQRFILPYQPEKGYSSYGQMIIEMSSIEKMNTYLPKISSHLRNVYPEAEYKVKLIENGPSPAAKIEARFYGEDPIILRQLASQTMDIFHEEPSAENIRHNWRNQTLILRPEFNLAQARETGISKQSLDSALLMNFNGLGIGTYREQSDLMPIVARAPEDERLDAGSIAQLQVWSSENNTFVPVAQIISSFESEWENPIIMRRDRKRVISILADPILSSDETADSVLSKVRAKVEAIERPDGYQLEWGGEYETSLDAQKSLGSSLPLGFLAMFLITVALFNSVRQALVIWLNVPLALIGITLGLLTLNAPFSFMAILGMLSLSGMIVKNGIVLVDQINLEMIEGTSPFQAVYDSSVSRVRPVCMAALTTMLGMVPLLSDPFFMSMAVTIVFGLGFATVLTLIVLPVAYTLIFRIPIEKSQ